One Phoenix dactylifera cultivar Barhee BC4 chromosome 8, palm_55x_up_171113_PBpolish2nd_filt_p, whole genome shotgun sequence genomic window carries:
- the LOC103708594 gene encoding O-acyltransferase WSD1-like, with protein sequence MLVVEGGEGEEAAYNEPVSPTGQYFNSSALSICILVVFESDVPIDDSPTMSTLENLFLPINPRFSSIMVKDENGVQQWKRVKVKLGDHVNVPTFPTGLESYDQCVQDYLSQIALEKLPQSRPLWDLHIIKYPTSNAEGTMVFKLHHALGDGFSLMGALFSCLHRADDPSLPLTFPTPRDKAMKKSLWGSICGVVPRVLSVCANTIRDVGWSLWKSTLAEDDTTPLRSGTPGLEFRPITISCVEFSLDDIRKIKAAVGGTVNDVISGIIFYGTQLYMQRVGEGQRRRAARVTAMVLLNTRIVSSYETVEKMTKTNAKSPWGNQFGFLHVSIPTSKNAEKADPLYFIRKARKIIKAKRSSFAVYLTGRLLEMLRKLKGPEAAALYIHTTLRKSSMTVSNLVGPIEQTIIAGHPVRSFHFMVVGVPQSLTITVISYMGKLKVAMGVEKGFIDSELLISSLKKSFERIFEAAIGQENLNRCF encoded by the exons atgtTGGTGGttgaaggaggagagggagaggaggcagCTTACAACGAGCCGGTAAGCCCGACCGGCCAATACTTCAATAGCTCGGCGCTGTCCATCTGCATCCTGGTGGTTTTCGAGTCCGATGTTCCTATCGATGACTCCCCGACCATGTCGACACTGGAGAATCTGTTCTTGCCGATCAACCCACGTTTCTCCTCCATCATG GTGAAAGATGAGAACGGGGTTCAACAGTGGAAGAGGGTCAAGGTCAAGCTGGGAGACCATGTAAACGTTCCCACCTTCCCCACTGGCTTGGAATCATATGACCAATGCGTGCAAGATTACCTCTCACAGATAGCACTGGAGAAGCTGCCGCAAAGCCGGCCACTGTGGGACCTCCACATCATCAAGTATCCGACAAGCAATGCCGAGGGCACGATGGTGTTCAAGCTTCACCACGCACTGGGAGACGGCTTCTCCCTCATGGGAGCACTCTTCTCTTGCTTGCACAGGGCCGACGACCCTTCCCTCCCTCTCACCTTTCCCACTCCTCGAGATAAAGCGATGAAAAAGAGCTTATGGGGGAGCATTTGTGGCGTAGTGCCTCGAGTTCTCTCCGTGTGTGCCAATACCATCCGAGACGTAGGGTGGAGTCTTTGGAAGAGCACTCTGGCAGAGGACGACACAACTCCGCTCAGATCCGGCACTCCAGGGCTGGAGTTTCGGCCGATCACCATTTCTTGCGTCGAGTTCTCTCTTGATGACATAAGAAAGATCAAGGCCGCAGTCGGAGGG ACTGTGAATGATGTGATCAGTGGAATAATATTTTATGGGACCCAGCTGTACATGCAAAGGGTGGGTGAGGGTCAACGCAGGAGAGCTGCCCGAGTGACGGCCATGGTGTTGCTGAACACTCGAATCGTTTCCAGCTACGAGACCGTAGAAAAGATGACAAAAACCAATGCCAAGTCCCCATGGGGGAACCAGTTTGGTTTCCTCCATGTCTCCATTCCAACGAGTAAGAACGCCGAGAAGGCCGACCCCCTCTACTTTATCCGGAAAgcaaggaagatcatcaaggcaAAACGAAGCTCGTTTGCTGTCTATCTCACCGGCAGATTGCTTGAGATGCTGAGAAAACTCAAAGGCCCAGAG GCTGCTGCCTTGTACATACACACAACGCTAAGGAAATCAAGCATGACGGTCTCAAACTTGGTCGGACCAATCGAGCAGACGATCATTGCTGGACATCCAGTTAGGAGCTTCCATTTTATGGTAGTCGGAGTCCCGCAG AGCCTTACAATAACGGTCATTAGCTACATGGGCAAGTTGAAGGTGGCTATGGGAGTGGAGAAAGGCTTCATAGATTCGGAGCTTCTGATCTCGAGCTTGAAGAAGTCGTTTGAGAGGATCTTTGAAGCAGCAATTGGGCAAGAGAACTTAAACAGGTGTTTCTAG